One Treponema pectinovorum DNA segment encodes these proteins:
- a CDS encoding ZIP family metal transporter: MNNIFNSFINSITPALLIPLLGTILGSACVFFMGNSLNSKLQKALQGFASGVMVAASIWSLLLPAFDLSSSMGKLSFIPAVVGFWVGIFFLLSLDHLIPHLHLGSSQAEGVKSHLKKTTMMIFAVTIHNLPEGMAIGVVYAGFLSGNSSISAMGALSLALGIAIQNFPEGAIISMPLKTEGISRRKSFVYGTLSGVVEPLGAFLMIVASSLFLPVLPYFLAFAAGAMIYVVVEELIPEMSQGIHSDIGTTMFALGFTVMMTLDVVLG, translated from the coding sequence TTAATTCTTTTATAAATTCCATAACTCCAGCACTTTTGATTCCACTTTTGGGAACAATTTTAGGTTCTGCCTGTGTCTTTTTTATGGGAAACTCTCTAAATTCCAAATTACAAAAGGCGTTGCAGGGCTTTGCTTCTGGCGTAATGGTTGCTGCTTCTATCTGGAGCCTTTTACTTCCAGCGTTTGATTTATCTTCTTCCATGGGAAAGTTATCATTTATTCCAGCTGTTGTAGGTTTTTGGGTTGGAATTTTTTTTCTTTTATCGCTTGATCATCTTATTCCGCATCTGCATTTGGGTTCTAGTCAAGCAGAAGGTGTAAAAAGTCATCTTAAAAAGACAACGATGATGATTTTTGCTGTTACGATTCATAATCTTCCAGAAGGAATGGCGATCGGTGTTGTATATGCAGGTTTTCTTTCAGGAAATTCCAGCATAAGCGCAATGGGAGCGTTGAGCCTTGCTTTGGGAATTGCAATTCAAAATTTTCCAGAGGGAGCGATAATTTCCATGCCGTTAAAAACAGAAGGAATAAGCAGAAGAAAATCCTTTGTCTACGGAACGCTTTCTGGAGTTGTAGAACCGCTTGGCGCATTTTTGATGATAGTTGCAAGTTCACTTTTTCTTCCTGTTCTGCCATATTTTTTGGCTTTTGCAGCTGGAGCGATGATTTATGTTGTTGTAGAAGAATTGATTCCAGAAATGTCTCAAGGTATTCACTCTGATATTGGAACCACAATGTTTGCCTTGGGCTTTACAGTGATGATGACCTTGGACGTAGTTTTAGGATAA
- the thrH gene encoding bifunctional phosphoserine phosphatase/homoserine phosphotransferase ThrH, whose protein sequence is MYITCLDMEGVVSPEIWIEFSKVSGIPELSRTTRDEPDYDKLMNWRISILREKGIKLKDIQNTIAEIEPLTGAKDFLDELRSICQTVVLSDTFEEFAGPILKKLGMPTVFCNSLEVDSEGFIVKHKMRCKNSKLSTVKAFQSIGFKTIAFGDSYNDLAMIEQSKVGFLFRTTEKIKNDYPSIPSFTDYGELLKAIKAVLKK, encoded by the coding sequence ATGTACATAACTTGCCTGGATATGGAAGGCGTGGTTTCGCCTGAAATTTGGATTGAATTTTCAAAGGTTTCAGGGATTCCTGAATTGAGCAGAACAACCCGCGACGAACCTGATTACGATAAATTGATGAACTGGAGAATTTCAATTTTGCGGGAAAAGGGCATCAAACTAAAAGATATTCAAAATACGATTGCAGAAATTGAACCTTTAACTGGTGCAAAAGATTTTTTGGACGAATTGCGCTCTATTTGCCAGACGGTTGTCTTGAGCGACACCTTTGAGGAATTTGCAGGCCCTATTCTAAAAAAACTTGGAATGCCAACCGTTTTTTGCAACAGCCTCGAAGTTGACAGCGAAGGTTTTATCGTAAAGCACAAAATGCGCTGCAAAAATTCAAAACTTTCCACCGTAAAAGCGTTTCAGTCTATTGGATTTAAAACGATTGCCTTTGGCGACAGCTATAACGACCTTGCGATGATTGAGCAAAGCAAGGTTGGCTTTTTATTCCGCACAACTGAAAAGATAAAAAATGACTACCCTTCTATTCCGTCTTTTACTGATTACGGTGAACTTTTGAAAGCAATTAAAGCTGTTCTAAAAAAATAA
- a CDS encoding sigma-70 family RNA polymerase sigma factor, whose protein sequence is MDILETYIKQVQRYPLLEAFEEVALSKEIEKGSRCAKEKLINCNLRLVISIAKKFMNIPRVSIMDLIQEGNLGLMTAASKYNYGFKTRFSTYAYTWILQYMLRYLYNKTSPITLPHRKEELLRKIVTSKEEFKQAFNREATISELSSYCGISERDLTHALSYSYTVTSIDCETSEEGSVTLGDLIPDNKYNPEVNYLREEEKNNIKEMVAGLSDCEKKVIYGRYNFNCDEHTPTLRELSELLGVSAETVRQIEIRAVKKIKKVAVEFGT, encoded by the coding sequence ATGGATATTCTAGAAACTTACATCAAGCAGGTACAACGATATCCGCTCTTGGAAGCATTCGAAGAAGTTGCACTTTCTAAAGAAATCGAAAAAGGGAGTCGTTGTGCAAAAGAAAAACTTATAAATTGCAATTTGCGCCTTGTAATAAGCATCGCAAAAAAATTTATGAATATTCCTCGGGTTTCTATAATGGATCTCATCCAAGAAGGCAATTTAGGGCTAATGACGGCTGCGTCTAAATACAACTATGGATTTAAAACTCGGTTTTCGACTTATGCTTACACTTGGATTTTGCAATATATGTTGCGCTATCTTTACAATAAGACTTCTCCAATCACTCTTCCACACAGAAAAGAGGAACTTTTACGAAAAATAGTTACATCAAAAGAAGAATTTAAACAAGCGTTTAATAGAGAAGCAACTATTTCTGAACTTTCATCTTATTGCGGAATTTCGGAAAGGGATTTAACTCATGCTCTTTCTTATTCTTATACAGTTACAAGCATAGATTGCGAAACTTCAGAAGAAGGAAGTGTAACTCTCGGAGATTTGATTCCCGACAATAAATACAATCCAGAAGTAAATTATCTTCGCGAAGAAGAAAAAAACAACATAAAAGAAATGGTGGCAGGCCTCTCTGACTGCGAAAAAAAGGTTATCTACGGTCGCTACAACTTTAACTGCGACGAACATACTCCAACTTTGAGAGAATTGAGCGAACTTTTGGGCGTTAGTGCCGAAACTGTTAGACAGATTGAAATTCGTGCTGTAAAAAAGATAAAAAAAGTTGCTGTTGAATTTGGTACGTAA
- a CDS encoding divergent polysaccharide deacetylase family protein, with protein sequence MAGNSNNTKNKNPKRRSVSEKSKFSSKKQRESSVSPKNAKSKKTKSKKNNKGLLNLFFSLAFLAACVSLAVIVLPKDEKKEESVIAKNVEGKNIENPKEQSQKNIKKNLNPVQNQKNTENQIKSSPKEKPSATSNEKSNSPREKPANPKEKPISPSNSKEKKTETLKTVLPAKNISEDSPKIEKQIPAFKIPPAKNKATIVLIVDDAGLNVENTKKYASLPFPITIAVLPKLSHSKECAQVVHDFGKELILHQPMQSLNKNLDPGPGKITVDMSFSEIESVINENLRELGPFVKGMNNHEGSQVTEDVIRIGAVIDVCQQNGIYFLDSRTTPNTKAPQAALERDIKIFEKSGPYIDNVVDRNAMLKKLYEALDIANKNGKTIIIAHVDKSANVLPQLLLEMYPHIVKAGYSFATPSMLKK encoded by the coding sequence ATGGCCGGAAATTCAAACAATACAAAAAATAAAAATCCAAAACGACGCTCTGTTTCTGAAAAATCTAAATTTTCATCAAAAAAGCAAAGAGAATCTTCCGTTTCCCCAAAAAATGCAAAATCAAAAAAAACAAAATCCAAAAAAAATAATAAAGGGCTCCTAAATCTTTTTTTTAGCCTTGCATTTTTGGCAGCTTGTGTGTCGCTTGCGGTTATAGTTTTACCAAAAGATGAAAAAAAAGAAGAAAGTGTTATTGCTAAAAATGTAGAAGGAAAAAATATTGAAAATCCTAAAGAACAGTCTCAAAAAAATATCAAAAAAAATTTAAATCCTGTCCAAAATCAAAAAAACACTGAAAATCAAATAAAATCATCGCCAAAAGAAAAACCTTCCGCTACATCAAACGAAAAATCAAATTCTCCTAGAGAAAAACCAGCTAATCCTAAAGAAAAACCTATAAGTCCTTCGAATTCTAAAGAAAAGAAAACCGAGACTTTAAAAACGGTTCTGCCTGCAAAAAATATAAGCGAAGATTCGCCTAAAATTGAAAAACAAATTCCTGCATTTAAAATTCCGCCTGCAAAAAACAAGGCAACGATTGTTTTAATCGTAGACGATGCCGGTTTGAATGTTGAAAATACAAAAAAATACGCAAGTTTGCCGTTTCCTATTACAATTGCAGTGCTTCCAAAACTTTCGCATTCAAAAGAATGTGCGCAGGTTGTTCACGATTTTGGGAAGGAATTAATTTTACATCAACCTATGCAGTCATTAAATAAAAATCTTGATCCAGGTCCTGGAAAAATAACCGTTGACATGAGTTTTTCTGAAATTGAATCTGTAATAAACGAAAATTTGCGTGAACTTGGACCTTTCGTAAAAGGCATGAACAATCACGAAGGAAGCCAGGTAACAGAAGATGTTATACGAATAGGTGCGGTGATTGATGTTTGCCAGCAAAACGGAATTTATTTTTTAGACAGCAGGACAACGCCAAACACAAAAGCTCCACAGGCAGCACTCGAGCGCGACATTAAAATTTTTGAAAAATCAGGGCCGTACATCGACAATGTTGTAGACAGAAATGCAATGCTTAAAAAGTTGTATGAGGCGCTCGATATTGCAAATAAAAATGGAAAGACTATAATAATCGCACACGTGGATAAAAGTGCAAATGTCTTGCCACAACTGCTTTTGGAGATGTATCCGCATATTGTAAAAGCCGGATATAGTTTTGCGACTCCAAGCATGCTCAAAAAGTAG
- the tsaD gene encoding tRNA (adenosine(37)-N6)-threonylcarbamoyltransferase complex transferase subunit TsaD has protein sequence MKVLGIESSCDETACAIVEDGKKIISNVVATQIPFHEVYKGVVPEIASRKHAEWILPVVKQALKEANLTLEEIDAIAATNRPGLMGSLLVGLTFGKTLAWACNKPFIAINHMLGHLYSAHLENDIAYPYIGLLVSGGHSIIAKVNGFDNLEILGTTIDDSVGEAFDKVAKFYGLGYPGGVVIDKLAQKGDSKSFSFPVAKIDKREGHRYDMSFSGLKTAVIHQAELFLNEGYEKTNENICAAFQETAVKTLTSRLFKAIEDTGLKTVVAGGGVAANSRLRAILAERKDLNCIFPPLKLCGDNGAMIAGVAYHFLKRGERSPWDTTACARIPQFKRGLKNLEDFGRR, from the coding sequence ATGAAAGTTTTAGGTATAGAATCTTCATGCGATGAAACTGCCTGTGCAATTGTAGAAGACGGAAAAAAAATCATAAGCAATGTTGTTGCCACACAAATACCTTTTCATGAAGTATATAAGGGTGTTGTTCCAGAAATTGCAAGTCGTAAACACGCAGAATGGATATTGCCAGTTGTAAAGCAGGCGTTAAAAGAAGCAAATCTTACATTGGAAGAAATTGATGCAATTGCTGCAACTAACAGACCTGGACTTATGGGTTCGCTTTTGGTCGGGCTTACATTCGGTAAAACTCTTGCTTGGGCGTGCAATAAACCTTTTATCGCTATAAACCATATGCTCGGTCATCTTTATTCTGCTCATCTTGAAAACGACATCGCGTATCCATACATAGGACTCTTGGTAAGTGGAGGACATTCAATAATTGCAAAGGTGAACGGCTTTGATAATCTTGAAATTTTAGGAACAACGATAGACGACAGCGTTGGCGAAGCGTTTGACAAAGTTGCAAAATTCTATGGGCTTGGCTATCCCGGGGGCGTTGTTATAGATAAACTTGCACAAAAAGGCGATTCAAAATCTTTTTCGTTTCCTGTTGCAAAAATCGACAAGAGAGAAGGGCATCGCTACGATATGAGTTTTTCTGGACTAAAAACAGCGGTAATTCATCAAGCAGAACTTTTTTTAAACGAAGGATACGAAAAGACAAACGAAAATATCTGTGCCGCTTTTCAAGAAACTGCGGTAAAAACTCTTACTTCAAGGCTTTTTAAAGCGATTGAAGACACTGGTTTAAAAACTGTAGTCGCAGGTGGCGGAGTTGCGGCAAACAGCCGGTTGCGGGCGATACTGGCAGAACGCAAAGATTTAAACTGCATCTTTCCGCCTTTAAAATTGTGTGGCGATAACGGAGCGATGATTGCAGGCGTTGCCTACCACTTTTTAAAAAGAGGCGAACGCTCGCCTTGGGACACTACTGCCTGTGCGAGAATTCCGCAGTTTAAGCGAGGCTTAAAAAATCTCGAAGATTTTGGACGCAGATAA
- a CDS encoding prephenate dehydrogenase, whose product MKNLKDLTYAIVGLGIMGGSLAKAIREHILSQSGATGKIYVCNRSTACLTQALNEGVADKAFKSDEYSLFLPECDFVYVCLYPHMTLNFLKDNKDFFKSGAIVTDISGVKGIFEKQLPQILRKDVDFIIGHPMAGGEKEGYAHSTSTMFLNRNYILCPQDSNKKENLELMRQFISEIGFTRITETTCDIHDYKIGFTSQLCHVIACSLVDSAKDEGITAFGGGSFEDLTRIAMINAPLWTELFISNKEKLVSHIEKFEEQLNQFKKAIEKSDKDSLIKLMEESREKRLKMGSIRTVSK is encoded by the coding sequence ATGAAAAATCTAAAAGATTTGACCTATGCAATAGTTGGGCTTGGAATAATGGGAGGTTCTCTTGCAAAAGCGATAAGAGAGCATATTCTAAGCCAGAGCGGTGCAACAGGAAAAATCTATGTTTGCAATCGTAGCACAGCCTGTCTTACTCAAGCTTTAAACGAAGGCGTTGCGGACAAGGCTTTTAAAAGCGATGAATATTCTCTTTTTTTGCCCGAATGCGATTTTGTTTACGTATGCCTTTATCCGCACATGACCTTAAATTTTTTAAAGGACAATAAGGATTTTTTTAAAAGCGGTGCGATTGTAACAGATATTTCTGGAGTAAAAGGTATTTTTGAAAAACAACTGCCACAAATTTTAAGAAAAGATGTCGATTTTATAATCGGGCATCCAATGGCAGGTGGCGAAAAAGAAGGATATGCGCATTCAACTTCTACAATGTTTTTAAATCGAAACTACATACTTTGTCCGCAAGATTCTAACAAAAAAGAAAATTTAGAGTTGATGAGACAATTTATCTCGGAAATAGGATTTACACGCATAACAGAAACCACCTGCGACATCCACGATTATAAAATAGGTTTTACGAGTCAACTGTGCCATGTCATAGCCTGTTCGTTGGTAGATAGCGCAAAAGATGAAGGAATAACCGCTTTTGGTGGTGGCAGTTTTGAAGATTTAACTAGAATAGCGATGATAAATGCACCTTTGTGGACAGAACTTTTTATTTCCAATAAAGAAAAACTCGTTTCGCATATAGAAAAATTCGAAGAGCAATTAAATCAATTTAAAAAAGCGATAGAAAAAAGCGATAAAGACAGTCTTATAAAACTCATGGAAGAAAGCAGGGAAAAACGGCTCAAAATGGGTTCAATACGGACCGTTTCAAAATAA